A genomic window from Megalobrama amblycephala isolate DHTTF-2021 linkage group LG2, ASM1881202v1, whole genome shotgun sequence includes:
- the rc3h1a gene encoding roquin-1a isoform X2, which yields MPVQAPQWTEFLLCPICTQTFEESHRKPISLGCGHTVCKMCLNKLHRKACPFDQTAISTDIEQLPVNTALLQLVSGQVPKPPPVTLLTAAEDVKHYEESRTCVEDLALYLKPLSNTRGAGLNGATQSVLSRPMQRKLVTLVHCQLVEEEGRIRAMRAARSLGERTVTELILQHQNPQQLSSNLWAAVRARGCQFLGPAMQEEALKLVLLALEDGSALSRKVLVLFVVQRLEPRFPQASKTSIGHVVQLLYRASCFKVTKRDEDSSLMQLKEEFRTYEALRREHDSQIVQIAMEGGLRIAPDQWSSLLYGDQSHKSHMQSIIDKLQTPASFAQSVQELTIALQRTGDPANLNRLRPHLELLADIDPSPDAPAPTWEQLAKGLEAVRTVVHGLVDFIQNHSKKGGDQQQPPQHSKYKTYMCRDMKQKGGCPRGASCTFAHSQEELEKYRKMNKRLGLRRQLSQSLTQLNEMDLAAGLLSDEGLQMEGLPRKPSSITNGILAAGPGSTLAHLVSRGSDPSYEPSHKPGKMDSGSLSAPGSPPDSLESIPKSGMLTNSLSRVAGDGSVGQKHMPAVPRVPYPYSPHQSELYYSEARAPPPPPSAQYESSQYPAGNPYPHHHVHPRYTRHPAPDPGMPPYPDSYPSSYSSKHQYANPSSHYGYPSHHDGRRHSAYAHPQTFASREEMVRRSPDIPPPLQPQSAAASYLPESAQERYATENYNHSSQIRNYHRNAYTRAQPSLDYLHRRRQEIMAQLEERKVVSSPPFGSSHSYDPSYPQDMRGQSHYMEENSHGFGHFRDPDYTASYSPWSCDTFGSYIGSKDMKSKEGMNSMETQNLDKGKSLRAHNLELQRRAADVKDDDPIIPFGSLPTVSRFGAISRTSKPGYPPNSTMLPLPNSAKHAADYTYVNHSGWSGDSYQPHQTSQGHFNERSPAVQVREQLRMELQQVNQQISQQTQSRGLEKPSSVMSQPPRVDWSSGSMSSEQLSLELHQVEREIDIRTQEMAMNHDGKYKRVSVENGQDEHALQREDHPLTLSEGLNGSISLVQDCGLVSSSMSSLTSKTSSLSLSSEQVASSPDLPKNGVVHS from the exons ATGCCCGTGCAAGCCCCGCAATGGACCGAGTTTCTGTTGTGTCCCATCTGCACGCAAACCTTCGAGGAGAGCCACCGCAAGCCCATCAGCTTGGGCTGCGGACACACCGTGTGCAAAATGTGCCTGAACAAACTGCACCGCAAGGCCTGCCCATTCGACCAGACCGCCATCAGCACGGACATCGAGCAGCTGCCCGTCAACACTGCGCTGCTGCAGCTCGTCAGTGGCCAG GTACCCAAACCTCCACCCGTCACCTTACTGACAGCTGCAGAGGACGTCAAGCACTATGAGGAGTCCCGCACATGTGTGGAAGACCTGGCGCTCTATCTTAAACCCCTGAGCAACACCAGAG GTGCAGGGCTGAATGGCGCTACTCAGAGCGTGCTCAGCAGGCCCATGCAGCGGAAACTGGTGACTCTGGTTCACTGCCAGCTGGTGGAGGAGGAGGGCCGCATCCGGGCCATGCGGGCGGCCCGTTCTCTGGGTGAACGTACTGTCACTGAGCTCATCCTCCAGCACCAGAACCCCCAGCAGCTCTCCTCCAACCTGTGGGCTGCCGTCAGAGCCAGAGGCTGCCAGTTTCTCGGCCCTG CCATGCAGGAAGAAGCATTGAAGCTGGTTCTTCTCGCTCTGGAAGATGGTTCGGCCCTTTCACGGAAGGTTCTGGTCCTGTTTGTGGTCCAGAGACTCGAACCACGTTTTCCTCAGGCCTCAAAAACCAGCATAGGACATGTGGTGCAGCTCCTCTACAGGGCCTCCTGCTTTAAG GTCACTAAACGTGATGAGGATTCCTCCTTGATGCAGCTAAAGGAGGAGTTTCGCACATATGAGGCTCTTCGGAGAGAACACGACTCTCAGATTGTTCAGATTGCAATGGAGGGTGGACTGCGTATCGCCCCTGACCAGTGGTCATCTCTACTCTATGGCGACCAGTCCCACAAGTCCCACATGCAGTCTATTATAGACAAG CTGCAGACACCAGCATCCTTTGCTCAGAGTGTTCAGGAACTCACCATTGCCCTTCAGAGAACCGGAGATCCAGCCAATCTCAACCGCCTCAGACCCCATCTGGAGCTGCTGGCTGACATCGACCCCAGCCCAG ATGCCCCTGCGCCCACATGGGAGCAGCTAGCCAAAGGGTTGGAAGCTGTGCGTACCGTTGTTCACGGCCTGGTGGATTTCATCCAGAACCATAGCAAGAAGGGAGGTGATCAGCAGCAG CCACCTCAGCACAGCAAATACAAGACCTACATGTGCCGGGACATGAAACAAAAAGGCGGCTGTCCTCGTGGAGCAAGTTGCACCTTCGCTCACTCTCAGGAAGAGCTTGAAAA gTACCGTAAGATGAATAAACGTTTGGGATTGCGCCGACAGCTTAGTCAGTCCCTGACCCAGCTGAACGAGATGGACCTTGCCGCTGGTCTGTTATCTGACGAGGGGCTGCAGATGGAGGGCCTTCCACGCAAACCCTCTTCCATCACCAACGGCATCCTAGCAGCAGGACCTGGATCCACTCTGGCCCACCTGGTTTCTAGAGGCTCGGACCCGTCTTATGAGCCATCACACAAACCAGGGAAGATGGACTCGGGGAGCCTCAGTGCCCCTGGCTCACCTCCAGACTC ATTGGAATCCATCCCAAAATCAGGAATGCTTACAAATTCTCTCTCTAGGGTGGCCGGCGATGGCTCAGTCGGACAGAAGCACATGCCTGCTGTGCCTAGAGTTCCTTACCCATATTCACCACACCAGTCTGAACTGTATTACTCTGAAGCTAGAGCGCCGCCGCCGCCACCATCTGCCCAATATGAATCCTCCCAGTACCCTGCAG GTAATCCTTATCCCCACCACCACGTCCACCCACGCTACACCCGTCATCCCGCTCCAGATCCAGGCATGCCACCATATCCGGACTCTTATCCCAGCTCCTACTCTTCAAAGCACCAGTATGCCAACCCTAGCTCCCATTATGGATACCCTTCACACCACGATGGCCGTCGCCACTCAGCCTACGCCCATCCCCAAACATTCGCCTCACGGGAGGAAATGGTCCGAAGGAGTCCGGACATTCCTCCGCCACTACAGCCCCAAAGCGCCGCCGCCTCGTACCTGCCGGAATCAGCTCAGGAAAGATACGCCACAGAGAACTATAACCACTCCAGTCAGATCAGGAATTACCACAGG AATGCCTACACACGAGCACAGCCCTCCCTCGACTACCTGCACCGTCGCAGACAGGAGATCATGGCCCAACTGGAGGAGAGAAAGGTTGTTTCCTCGCCACCCTTCGGCTCCTCGCACTCGTACGACCCCAGCTACCCTCAGGACATGAGGGGACAGAGCCAT TACATGGAGGAGAACTCCCATGGTTTTGGACACTTCCGGGATCCGGACTACACCGCCTCATATTCCCCTTGGTCATGCGACACCTTTGGTTCCTACATCGGCAGCAAGGATATGAAGTCCAAAGAGGGCATGAACTCCATGGAAACA CAAAATTTAGACAAAGGCAAAAGTCTGAGAGCGCACAACTTGGAGCTCCAACGCAGAGCGGCAGACGTGAAAGACGACGACCCCATCATTCCCTTTGGCTCCCTGCCAACCGTGTCTCGTTTTGGAGCCATTTCACGCACGTCTAAACCAGGCTACCCACCAAACAGTACGATGCTGCCTTTGCCTAACTCTGCCAAACACGCCG CTGACTACACCTATGTGAACCACAGTGGGTGGAGCGGCGACTCCTACCAGCCGCACCAAACGTCTCAGGGGCACTTCAACGAGCG ATCCCCTGCCGTGCAGGTGCGTGAACAGCTGAGGATGGAGCTACAGCAGGTCAACCAGCAAATCAGTCAACAGACTCAGAGCCGCGGCCTTGAG AAGCCAAGCTCAGTGATGTCCCAGCCACCACGAGTGGACTGGTCCTCTGGGAGTATGTCCAGTGAACAGCTGAGTCTCGAGCTGCACCAGGTGGAGAGAGAGATTGACATTAGGACACAGGAGATGGCCATG AACCACGATGGCAAGTACAAGCGCGTCTCAGTCGAAAACGGACAAGACGAACACGCTTTGCAACGAGAGGATCATCCACTAACTCTTAG TGAGGGCTTAAACGGCTCCATCAGTTTGGTCCAGGACTGCGGTCTTGTCAGTAGCAGCATGTCCTCGCTGACCAGCAAGACATCATCTCTCAGTTTGTCCTCTGAACAGGTGGCCAGCAGCCCTGATCTGCCCAAGAACGGAGTTGTCCACTCCTAG
- the rc3h1a gene encoding roquin-1a isoform X1, with protein sequence MPVQAPQWTEFLLCPICTQTFEESHRKPISLGCGHTVCKMCLNKLHRKACPFDQTAISTDIEQLPVNTALLQLVSGQVPKPPPVTLLTAAEDVKHYEESRTCVEDLALYLKPLSNTRGAGLNGATQSVLSRPMQRKLVTLVHCQLVEEEGRIRAMRAARSLGERTVTELILQHQNPQQLSSNLWAAVRARGCQFLGPAMQEEALKLVLLALEDGSALSRKVLVLFVVQRLEPRFPQASKTSIGHVVQLLYRASCFKVTKRDEDSSLMQLKEEFRTYEALRREHDSQIVQIAMEGGLRIAPDQWSSLLYGDQSHKSHMQSIIDKLQTPASFAQSVQELTIALQRTGDPANLNRLRPHLELLADIDPSPDAPAPTWEQLAKGLEAVRTVVHGLVDFIQNHSKKGGDQQQPPQHSKYKTYMCRDMKQKGGCPRGASCTFAHSQEELEKYRKMNKRLGLRRQLSQSLTQLNEMDLAAGLLSDEGLQMEGLPRKPSSITNGILAAGPGSTLAHLVSRGSDPSYEPSHKPGKMDSGSLSAPGSPPDSLESIPKSGMLTNSLSRVAGDGSVGQKHMPAVPRVPYPYSPHQSELYYSEARAPPPPPSAQYESSQYPAGNPYPHHHVHPRYTRHPAPDPGMPPYPDSYPSSYSSKHQYANPSSHYGYPSHHDGRRHSAYAHPQTFASREEMVRRSPDIPPPLQPQSAAASYLPESAQERYATENYNHSSQIRNYHRNAYTRAQPSLDYLHRRRQEIMAQLEERKVVSSPPFGSSHSYDPSYPQDMRGQSHYMEENSHGFGHFRDPDYTASYSPWSCDTFGSYIGSKDMKSKEGMNSMETQNLDKGKSLRAHNLELQRRAADVKDDDPIIPFGSLPTVSRFGAISRTSKPGYPPNSTMLPLPNSAKHAADYTYVNHSGWSGDSYQPHQTSQGHFNERSPAVQVREQLRMELQQVNQQISQQTQSRGLEKPSSVMSQPPRVDWSSGSMSSEQLSLELHQVEREIDIRTQEMAMENHDGKYKRVSVENGQDEHALQREDHPLTLSEGLNGSISLVQDCGLVSSSMSSLTSKTSSLSLSSEQVASSPDLPKNGVVHS encoded by the exons ATGCCCGTGCAAGCCCCGCAATGGACCGAGTTTCTGTTGTGTCCCATCTGCACGCAAACCTTCGAGGAGAGCCACCGCAAGCCCATCAGCTTGGGCTGCGGACACACCGTGTGCAAAATGTGCCTGAACAAACTGCACCGCAAGGCCTGCCCATTCGACCAGACCGCCATCAGCACGGACATCGAGCAGCTGCCCGTCAACACTGCGCTGCTGCAGCTCGTCAGTGGCCAG GTACCCAAACCTCCACCCGTCACCTTACTGACAGCTGCAGAGGACGTCAAGCACTATGAGGAGTCCCGCACATGTGTGGAAGACCTGGCGCTCTATCTTAAACCCCTGAGCAACACCAGAG GTGCAGGGCTGAATGGCGCTACTCAGAGCGTGCTCAGCAGGCCCATGCAGCGGAAACTGGTGACTCTGGTTCACTGCCAGCTGGTGGAGGAGGAGGGCCGCATCCGGGCCATGCGGGCGGCCCGTTCTCTGGGTGAACGTACTGTCACTGAGCTCATCCTCCAGCACCAGAACCCCCAGCAGCTCTCCTCCAACCTGTGGGCTGCCGTCAGAGCCAGAGGCTGCCAGTTTCTCGGCCCTG CCATGCAGGAAGAAGCATTGAAGCTGGTTCTTCTCGCTCTGGAAGATGGTTCGGCCCTTTCACGGAAGGTTCTGGTCCTGTTTGTGGTCCAGAGACTCGAACCACGTTTTCCTCAGGCCTCAAAAACCAGCATAGGACATGTGGTGCAGCTCCTCTACAGGGCCTCCTGCTTTAAG GTCACTAAACGTGATGAGGATTCCTCCTTGATGCAGCTAAAGGAGGAGTTTCGCACATATGAGGCTCTTCGGAGAGAACACGACTCTCAGATTGTTCAGATTGCAATGGAGGGTGGACTGCGTATCGCCCCTGACCAGTGGTCATCTCTACTCTATGGCGACCAGTCCCACAAGTCCCACATGCAGTCTATTATAGACAAG CTGCAGACACCAGCATCCTTTGCTCAGAGTGTTCAGGAACTCACCATTGCCCTTCAGAGAACCGGAGATCCAGCCAATCTCAACCGCCTCAGACCCCATCTGGAGCTGCTGGCTGACATCGACCCCAGCCCAG ATGCCCCTGCGCCCACATGGGAGCAGCTAGCCAAAGGGTTGGAAGCTGTGCGTACCGTTGTTCACGGCCTGGTGGATTTCATCCAGAACCATAGCAAGAAGGGAGGTGATCAGCAGCAG CCACCTCAGCACAGCAAATACAAGACCTACATGTGCCGGGACATGAAACAAAAAGGCGGCTGTCCTCGTGGAGCAAGTTGCACCTTCGCTCACTCTCAGGAAGAGCTTGAAAA gTACCGTAAGATGAATAAACGTTTGGGATTGCGCCGACAGCTTAGTCAGTCCCTGACCCAGCTGAACGAGATGGACCTTGCCGCTGGTCTGTTATCTGACGAGGGGCTGCAGATGGAGGGCCTTCCACGCAAACCCTCTTCCATCACCAACGGCATCCTAGCAGCAGGACCTGGATCCACTCTGGCCCACCTGGTTTCTAGAGGCTCGGACCCGTCTTATGAGCCATCACACAAACCAGGGAAGATGGACTCGGGGAGCCTCAGTGCCCCTGGCTCACCTCCAGACTC ATTGGAATCCATCCCAAAATCAGGAATGCTTACAAATTCTCTCTCTAGGGTGGCCGGCGATGGCTCAGTCGGACAGAAGCACATGCCTGCTGTGCCTAGAGTTCCTTACCCATATTCACCACACCAGTCTGAACTGTATTACTCTGAAGCTAGAGCGCCGCCGCCGCCACCATCTGCCCAATATGAATCCTCCCAGTACCCTGCAG GTAATCCTTATCCCCACCACCACGTCCACCCACGCTACACCCGTCATCCCGCTCCAGATCCAGGCATGCCACCATATCCGGACTCTTATCCCAGCTCCTACTCTTCAAAGCACCAGTATGCCAACCCTAGCTCCCATTATGGATACCCTTCACACCACGATGGCCGTCGCCACTCAGCCTACGCCCATCCCCAAACATTCGCCTCACGGGAGGAAATGGTCCGAAGGAGTCCGGACATTCCTCCGCCACTACAGCCCCAAAGCGCCGCCGCCTCGTACCTGCCGGAATCAGCTCAGGAAAGATACGCCACAGAGAACTATAACCACTCCAGTCAGATCAGGAATTACCACAGG AATGCCTACACACGAGCACAGCCCTCCCTCGACTACCTGCACCGTCGCAGACAGGAGATCATGGCCCAACTGGAGGAGAGAAAGGTTGTTTCCTCGCCACCCTTCGGCTCCTCGCACTCGTACGACCCCAGCTACCCTCAGGACATGAGGGGACAGAGCCAT TACATGGAGGAGAACTCCCATGGTTTTGGACACTTCCGGGATCCGGACTACACCGCCTCATATTCCCCTTGGTCATGCGACACCTTTGGTTCCTACATCGGCAGCAAGGATATGAAGTCCAAAGAGGGCATGAACTCCATGGAAACA CAAAATTTAGACAAAGGCAAAAGTCTGAGAGCGCACAACTTGGAGCTCCAACGCAGAGCGGCAGACGTGAAAGACGACGACCCCATCATTCCCTTTGGCTCCCTGCCAACCGTGTCTCGTTTTGGAGCCATTTCACGCACGTCTAAACCAGGCTACCCACCAAACAGTACGATGCTGCCTTTGCCTAACTCTGCCAAACACGCCG CTGACTACACCTATGTGAACCACAGTGGGTGGAGCGGCGACTCCTACCAGCCGCACCAAACGTCTCAGGGGCACTTCAACGAGCG ATCCCCTGCCGTGCAGGTGCGTGAACAGCTGAGGATGGAGCTACAGCAGGTCAACCAGCAAATCAGTCAACAGACTCAGAGCCGCGGCCTTGAG AAGCCAAGCTCAGTGATGTCCCAGCCACCACGAGTGGACTGGTCCTCTGGGAGTATGTCCAGTGAACAGCTGAGTCTCGAGCTGCACCAGGTGGAGAGAGAGATTGACATTAGGACACAGGAGATGGCCATG GAGAACCACGATGGCAAGTACAAGCGCGTCTCAGTCGAAAACGGACAAGACGAACACGCTTTGCAACGAGAGGATCATCCACTAACTCTTAG TGAGGGCTTAAACGGCTCCATCAGTTTGGTCCAGGACTGCGGTCTTGTCAGTAGCAGCATGTCCTCGCTGACCAGCAAGACATCATCTCTCAGTTTGTCCTCTGAACAGGTGGCCAGCAGCCCTGATCTGCCCAAGAACGGAGTTGTCCACTCCTAG
- the rc3h1a gene encoding roquin-1a isoform X3, whose amino-acid sequence MPVQAPQWTEFLLCPICTQTFEESHRKPISLGCGHTVCKMCLNKLHRKACPFDQTAISTDIEQLPVNTALLQLVSGQVPKPPPVTLLTAAEDVKHYEESRTCVEDLALYLKPLSNTRGAGLNGATQSVLSRPMQRKLVTLVHCQLVEEEGRIRAMRAARSLGERTVTELILQHQNPQQLSSNLWAAVRARGCQFLGPAMQEEALKLVLLALEDGSALSRKVLVLFVVQRLEPRFPQASKTSIGHVVQLLYRASCFKVTKRDEDSSLMQLKEEFRTYEALRREHDSQIVQIAMEGGLRIAPDQWSSLLYGDQSHKSHMQSIIDKLQTPASFAQSVQELTIALQRTGDPANLNRLRPHLELLADIDPSPDAPAPTWEQLAKGLEAVRTVVHGLVDFIQNHSKKGGDQQQPPQHSKYKTYMCRDMKQKGGCPRGASCTFAHSQEELEKYRKMNKRLGLRRQLSQSLTQLNEMDLAAGLLSDEGLQMEGLPRKPSSITNGILAAGPGSTLAHLVSRGSDPSYEPSHKPGKMDSGSLSAPGSPPDSVAGDGSVGQKHMPAVPRVPYPYSPHQSELYYSEARAPPPPPSAQYESSQYPAGNPYPHHHVHPRYTRHPAPDPGMPPYPDSYPSSYSSKHQYANPSSHYGYPSHHDGRRHSAYAHPQTFASREEMVRRSPDIPPPLQPQSAAASYLPESAQERYATENYNHSSQIRNYHRNAYTRAQPSLDYLHRRRQEIMAQLEERKVVSSPPFGSSHSYDPSYPQDMRGQSHYMEENSHGFGHFRDPDYTASYSPWSCDTFGSYIGSKDMKSKEGMNSMETQNLDKGKSLRAHNLELQRRAADVKDDDPIIPFGSLPTVSRFGAISRTSKPGYPPNSTMLPLPNSAKHAADYTYVNHSGWSGDSYQPHQTSQGHFNERSPAVQVREQLRMELQQVNQQISQQTQSRGLEKPSSVMSQPPRVDWSSGSMSSEQLSLELHQVEREIDIRTQEMAMENHDGKYKRVSVENGQDEHALQREDHPLTLSEGLNGSISLVQDCGLVSSSMSSLTSKTSSLSLSSEQVASSPDLPKNGVVHS is encoded by the exons ATGCCCGTGCAAGCCCCGCAATGGACCGAGTTTCTGTTGTGTCCCATCTGCACGCAAACCTTCGAGGAGAGCCACCGCAAGCCCATCAGCTTGGGCTGCGGACACACCGTGTGCAAAATGTGCCTGAACAAACTGCACCGCAAGGCCTGCCCATTCGACCAGACCGCCATCAGCACGGACATCGAGCAGCTGCCCGTCAACACTGCGCTGCTGCAGCTCGTCAGTGGCCAG GTACCCAAACCTCCACCCGTCACCTTACTGACAGCTGCAGAGGACGTCAAGCACTATGAGGAGTCCCGCACATGTGTGGAAGACCTGGCGCTCTATCTTAAACCCCTGAGCAACACCAGAG GTGCAGGGCTGAATGGCGCTACTCAGAGCGTGCTCAGCAGGCCCATGCAGCGGAAACTGGTGACTCTGGTTCACTGCCAGCTGGTGGAGGAGGAGGGCCGCATCCGGGCCATGCGGGCGGCCCGTTCTCTGGGTGAACGTACTGTCACTGAGCTCATCCTCCAGCACCAGAACCCCCAGCAGCTCTCCTCCAACCTGTGGGCTGCCGTCAGAGCCAGAGGCTGCCAGTTTCTCGGCCCTG CCATGCAGGAAGAAGCATTGAAGCTGGTTCTTCTCGCTCTGGAAGATGGTTCGGCCCTTTCACGGAAGGTTCTGGTCCTGTTTGTGGTCCAGAGACTCGAACCACGTTTTCCTCAGGCCTCAAAAACCAGCATAGGACATGTGGTGCAGCTCCTCTACAGGGCCTCCTGCTTTAAG GTCACTAAACGTGATGAGGATTCCTCCTTGATGCAGCTAAAGGAGGAGTTTCGCACATATGAGGCTCTTCGGAGAGAACACGACTCTCAGATTGTTCAGATTGCAATGGAGGGTGGACTGCGTATCGCCCCTGACCAGTGGTCATCTCTACTCTATGGCGACCAGTCCCACAAGTCCCACATGCAGTCTATTATAGACAAG CTGCAGACACCAGCATCCTTTGCTCAGAGTGTTCAGGAACTCACCATTGCCCTTCAGAGAACCGGAGATCCAGCCAATCTCAACCGCCTCAGACCCCATCTGGAGCTGCTGGCTGACATCGACCCCAGCCCAG ATGCCCCTGCGCCCACATGGGAGCAGCTAGCCAAAGGGTTGGAAGCTGTGCGTACCGTTGTTCACGGCCTGGTGGATTTCATCCAGAACCATAGCAAGAAGGGAGGTGATCAGCAGCAG CCACCTCAGCACAGCAAATACAAGACCTACATGTGCCGGGACATGAAACAAAAAGGCGGCTGTCCTCGTGGAGCAAGTTGCACCTTCGCTCACTCTCAGGAAGAGCTTGAAAA gTACCGTAAGATGAATAAACGTTTGGGATTGCGCCGACAGCTTAGTCAGTCCCTGACCCAGCTGAACGAGATGGACCTTGCCGCTGGTCTGTTATCTGACGAGGGGCTGCAGATGGAGGGCCTTCCACGCAAACCCTCTTCCATCACCAACGGCATCCTAGCAGCAGGACCTGGATCCACTCTGGCCCACCTGGTTTCTAGAGGCTCGGACCCGTCTTATGAGCCATCACACAAACCAGGGAAGATGGACTCGGGGAGCCTCAGTGCCCCTGGCTCACCTCCAGACTC GGTGGCCGGCGATGGCTCAGTCGGACAGAAGCACATGCCTGCTGTGCCTAGAGTTCCTTACCCATATTCACCACACCAGTCTGAACTGTATTACTCTGAAGCTAGAGCGCCGCCGCCGCCACCATCTGCCCAATATGAATCCTCCCAGTACCCTGCAG GTAATCCTTATCCCCACCACCACGTCCACCCACGCTACACCCGTCATCCCGCTCCAGATCCAGGCATGCCACCATATCCGGACTCTTATCCCAGCTCCTACTCTTCAAAGCACCAGTATGCCAACCCTAGCTCCCATTATGGATACCCTTCACACCACGATGGCCGTCGCCACTCAGCCTACGCCCATCCCCAAACATTCGCCTCACGGGAGGAAATGGTCCGAAGGAGTCCGGACATTCCTCCGCCACTACAGCCCCAAAGCGCCGCCGCCTCGTACCTGCCGGAATCAGCTCAGGAAAGATACGCCACAGAGAACTATAACCACTCCAGTCAGATCAGGAATTACCACAGG AATGCCTACACACGAGCACAGCCCTCCCTCGACTACCTGCACCGTCGCAGACAGGAGATCATGGCCCAACTGGAGGAGAGAAAGGTTGTTTCCTCGCCACCCTTCGGCTCCTCGCACTCGTACGACCCCAGCTACCCTCAGGACATGAGGGGACAGAGCCAT TACATGGAGGAGAACTCCCATGGTTTTGGACACTTCCGGGATCCGGACTACACCGCCTCATATTCCCCTTGGTCATGCGACACCTTTGGTTCCTACATCGGCAGCAAGGATATGAAGTCCAAAGAGGGCATGAACTCCATGGAAACA CAAAATTTAGACAAAGGCAAAAGTCTGAGAGCGCACAACTTGGAGCTCCAACGCAGAGCGGCAGACGTGAAAGACGACGACCCCATCATTCCCTTTGGCTCCCTGCCAACCGTGTCTCGTTTTGGAGCCATTTCACGCACGTCTAAACCAGGCTACCCACCAAACAGTACGATGCTGCCTTTGCCTAACTCTGCCAAACACGCCG CTGACTACACCTATGTGAACCACAGTGGGTGGAGCGGCGACTCCTACCAGCCGCACCAAACGTCTCAGGGGCACTTCAACGAGCG ATCCCCTGCCGTGCAGGTGCGTGAACAGCTGAGGATGGAGCTACAGCAGGTCAACCAGCAAATCAGTCAACAGACTCAGAGCCGCGGCCTTGAG AAGCCAAGCTCAGTGATGTCCCAGCCACCACGAGTGGACTGGTCCTCTGGGAGTATGTCCAGTGAACAGCTGAGTCTCGAGCTGCACCAGGTGGAGAGAGAGATTGACATTAGGACACAGGAGATGGCCATG GAGAACCACGATGGCAAGTACAAGCGCGTCTCAGTCGAAAACGGACAAGACGAACACGCTTTGCAACGAGAGGATCATCCACTAACTCTTAG TGAGGGCTTAAACGGCTCCATCAGTTTGGTCCAGGACTGCGGTCTTGTCAGTAGCAGCATGTCCTCGCTGACCAGCAAGACATCATCTCTCAGTTTGTCCTCTGAACAGGTGGCCAGCAGCCCTGATCTGCCCAAGAACGGAGTTGTCCACTCCTAG
- the serpinc1 gene encoding antithrombin-III, producing the protein MKLLACTWALWVLAFCSVQATKDICNAKPKDLPLEPMCIYRRQDAELQPTKEPENIPAGTNPRVWELSKANSHFALSLFKQLAEGKSSDENIFLSPISISTAFAMTKLGACNRTLEQLMKVFHFDSIKEKTSDQVHYFFAKLNCRLYRKKHETTELISANRLFGDKSTLFNESFQHISEMVYGAKLMPLNFKEKPDVSRMVINEWIANKTENRIKDTLPDGSIDTNTILVLVNAIYFKGQWKHKFDKQNVVKLDFHVSETHKCPVPMMYQEKKFQYAKIIEDKVKILELPYNGGDITMVLILPTEGTALSEVVANMNLKKLVGWLHAMKETTVSVQVPRFRIEDSFSLKEQLTKMGLEDLFSPENASLPGMVADDGPNLYISDAYHKAFLEVNEEGSEAAAATAVVATGRSLNIFRDYFVADRPFLLLIREASINALIFTGRVANPCGSS; encoded by the exons ATGAAGTTGTTGGCATGTACGTGGGCTTTGTGGGTACTTGCCTTCTGTTCCGTCCAGGCAACCAAAGATATTTGCAACGCAAAGCCCAAAGACCTTCCCTTGGAGCCAATGTGCATCTACCGAAGGCAGGATGCTGAGCTACAACCAACCAAAGAACCCGAGAATATCCCAGCTGGCACCAACCCTCGAGTGTGGGAACTGTCCAAAGCCAACAGCCACTTCGCCCTCTCGCTTTTCAAGCAGCTTGCCGAGGGAAAGTCCAGCGACGAAAACATCTTTCTGTCTCCAATTAGTATCTCAACAGCTTTCGCCATGACGAAGCTAGGGGCTTGTAACAGAACATTGGAGCAGCTCATGAAA GTGTTTCATTTCGATTCGATAAAGGAGAAGACATCAGACCAGGTTCACTACTTCTTTGCCAAGCTGAACTGTCGGCTATACCGCAAAAAGCACGAGACGACAGAACTGATCTCTGCAAACCGTTTGTTTGGAGACAAATCCACGCTTTTTAATGAGTCCTTCCAGCACATCAGCGAGATGGTCTACGGAGCCAAGTTGATGCCTCTCAATTTTAAG GAGAAACCGGACGTTTCGAGGATGGTGATAAATGAATGGATTGCCAACAAGACAGAAAACCGAATAAAAGACACCCTGCCTGATGGTTCAATAGACACCAACACCATATTAGTCTTGGTGAACGCGATCTACTTCAAA GGTCAATGGAAACACAAGTTTGATAAGCAAAATGTTGTAAAGTTAGACTTTCACGTTAGCGAGACACATAAGTGTCCAGTCCCCATGATGTACCAAGAGAAGAAATTCCAGTATGCCAAAATCATAGAAGACAAAGTGAAGATCCTTGAATTGCCCTACAATGGTGGTGACATCACAATGGTGCTCATATTACCAACTGAGGGTACAGCCCTGTCGGAA GTGGTGGCGAACATGAACCTCAAGAAACTTGTTGGTTGGTTACATGCCATGAAAGAGACCACAGTTTCAGTGCAGGTTCCTCGTTTCCGTATCGAGGACAGCTTCAGCCTCAAAGAGCAGCTGACAAAAATGGGCCTTGAAGATCTTTTTAGTCCAGAAAATGCCAGTCTCCCAG GAATGGTTGCAGATGATGGGCCCAACTTGTACATCTCTGACGCCTACCATAAGGCCTTCCTTGAG GTGAATGAAGAAGGTAGTGAGGCTGCTGCCGCCACAGCAGTAGTGGCTACCGGACGTTCCTTAAACATCTTCCGGGATTATTTTGTTGCGGACCGGCCCTTCCTTCTGCTGATCCGCGAGGCCAGTATCAACGCCTTGATCTTCACAGGCCGAGTCGCAAATCCTTGTGGGAGCAGCTAA